A portion of the Acidisoma sp. PAMC 29798 genome contains these proteins:
- a CDS encoding sugar isomerase domain-containing protein: MTASAARAFLDQAAAALSGLFASQTEAFEAAATAITAAIRQDRLIYLFGTGHSHMLAEEGHYRAGGLACVVPILDTALMLHEGAVESTRRERETGLAAGILARYPIGTGDVLLVFSNSGVNAVPVEAVRHGQAAGACVIAVTSEAYARQAAAGRDRIGALADITIDNDTVPGDAGFQAAPDVPPVGPLSTIIGAAILNALLAEAVSRLGAEAPVYVSANMPGAKDRNAALVARYASRNPHL, from the coding sequence TTGACCGCATCTGCCGCGCGTGCCTTCCTCGATCAAGCCGCCGCCGCCCTGTCAGGACTTTTCGCGTCTCAGACTGAGGCTTTCGAGGCTGCCGCCACAGCGATCACGGCGGCGATCCGGCAGGACCGCCTCATCTACCTGTTCGGCACCGGCCATTCGCATATGCTGGCGGAGGAGGGGCATTACCGCGCCGGCGGTCTCGCCTGCGTCGTGCCGATCCTCGACACGGCGCTGATGCTACATGAGGGTGCGGTGGAGAGTACGCGCCGCGAGCGGGAAACCGGTTTGGCCGCCGGCATCCTCGCGCGCTATCCGATCGGAACGGGAGACGTGCTGTTGGTGTTTTCCAACAGCGGTGTAAACGCAGTCCCGGTGGAGGCTGTGCGGCACGGGCAGGCGGCCGGCGCCTGCGTGATTGCGGTGACATCGGAGGCCTATGCGCGCCAGGCGGCGGCGGGGCGAGACAGGATCGGCGCTTTGGCCGACATCACCATCGACAATGACACGGTGCCGGGCGACGCGGGTTTTCAGGCGGCGCCCGATGTGCCGCCCGTGGGCCCGCTCTCCACCATCATCGGTGCGGCGATCTTGAACGCGCTGCTGGCGGAAGCGGTGTCTCGGCTTGGGGCCGAGGCACCAGTTTACGTCAGCGCGAATATGCCGGGTGCGAAGGATCGCAACGCGGCCTTGGTTGCGCGATACGCATCGCGCAACCCGCATCTTTGA
- a CDS encoding primary-amine oxidase: MDMKVCHPTTGVSSPHPLDPLSGTELNHAAQLIRDHYGWGADLRVETIDLDEPAKEVVRGYVGGAPMQRVARFNIYRRGVMGVVSGKFDLGTGALLWEVFREDARAMVAIEEVLEIEKTVKADPRFQAGLQRRGLLDKLDLMAVDPWTVGDFGHAIEQGRRVLNCFIWMRMFPLDNYYAHPVEGLHALIDVSTLEVLEVTDHFEESGDYIPVPTAPRNYAAALLTEFRAPSAPLDVVQPEGPGFVVDGNKVTWENWDFRVGFNGREGLVLYTIGYTHGGVRRPIVYRASIAEMVVPYGTPERSHYRKNVFDSGELGFGRMANPLTLGCDCLGAIHYFDAEVPTVFGTSRTIENAVCLHEEDAGLSWKHFDVRTERTEVRRARKLVISSISTIGNYEYASYWYLHQDGRIEYEMKATGIINTAACHPGHPGKFGTEVAPGIVGHIHQHIFCARLDMEVDGPNNSVTECDTRALPLGPENPYGNAFLMEERTLTSEADAMRDADFGKSRYWRIINPDAKNWVGGPTGFKLEAGSSVQPYTHPDSVSGRRGRFIQHQLWVTAFDPDERFPAGEFVNQSQGEEGLPTWVKADRPLENTDIVVWHSFGLHHMPRPEDHPVQPCVVCGFKLMPSGFFDQNPVIDLPPATNAKSCCV, from the coding sequence ATGGACATGAAAGTCTGCCACCCGACCACAGGTGTATCCTCGCCGCACCCGCTCGACCCGCTATCGGGGACCGAACTCAACCATGCGGCGCAGCTCATTCGCGACCATTACGGCTGGGGCGCGGACCTGCGGGTGGAGACGATCGATCTCGACGAGCCGGCGAAGGAGGTGGTGCGCGGCTACGTGGGTGGAGCGCCGATGCAGCGCGTCGCGCGCTTCAACATCTACCGACGTGGCGTCATGGGCGTGGTCTCCGGCAAGTTCGATCTCGGCACCGGCGCCCTACTGTGGGAGGTGTTTCGTGAAGACGCCCGCGCCATGGTGGCGATCGAAGAAGTTCTGGAAATCGAAAAGACCGTCAAGGCCGACCCGCGCTTTCAGGCTGGGCTGCAGCGTCGTGGCTTGCTGGACAAGCTGGACCTCATGGCCGTCGATCCTTGGACGGTCGGCGATTTCGGCCATGCGATCGAGCAGGGGCGCCGCGTGCTCAACTGCTTCATCTGGATGCGCATGTTTCCGCTCGACAATTACTACGCCCATCCGGTTGAAGGTCTGCATGCACTGATCGACGTCAGCACGCTGGAAGTGCTGGAAGTGACGGATCATTTCGAGGAAAGCGGCGACTACATTCCCGTGCCGACCGCACCGCGCAACTACGCCGCCGCCTTACTGACCGAGTTTCGCGCCCCTTCCGCACCGCTTGACGTCGTGCAGCCCGAAGGCCCGGGTTTCGTCGTCGATGGCAATAAAGTGACATGGGAGAACTGGGACTTTCGCGTCGGCTTCAATGGCCGCGAGGGCCTGGTGCTCTATACCATCGGCTATACCCATGGCGGCGTTCGCCGCCCGATCGTGTATCGCGCCTCCATCGCAGAAATGGTGGTGCCCTATGGCACGCCCGAACGCAGCCACTATCGCAAGAACGTCTTCGACAGCGGCGAACTCGGTTTTGGCCGGATGGCGAACCCCCTGACGCTGGGTTGCGATTGCCTCGGCGCCATTCACTATTTCGACGCGGAAGTGCCGACCGTCTTCGGCACCTCCCGCACGATCGAGAATGCCGTTTGCCTGCATGAAGAAGATGCCGGACTGTCGTGGAAGCATTTCGACGTGCGCACGGAACGGACCGAGGTGCGGCGCGCGCGCAAACTCGTCATTTCCTCGATTTCAACGATCGGCAATTACGAATACGCCTCCTACTGGTATCTGCACCAGGATGGCCGCATCGAATACGAAATGAAAGCGACGGGCATCATCAATACCGCGGCCTGCCACCCTGGCCATCCCGGAAAATTCGGCACGGAAGTGGCGCCCGGCATCGTCGGTCATATCCATCAGCATATCTTCTGCGCGCGCCTCGACATGGAAGTGGACGGGCCGAACAATAGCGTGACGGAATGCGATACCCGCGCCCTGCCCCTTGGGCCTGAAAATCCCTATGGCAATGCCTTCCTGATGGAGGAGCGGACGCTGACCTCCGAAGCAGACGCGATGCGCGATGCGGATTTCGGCAAAAGCCGCTACTGGCGCATTATCAATCCCGATGCCAAGAACTGGGTCGGCGGCCCGACCGGCTTCAAGCTGGAAGCAGGGTCATCCGTACAGCCCTATACGCATCCCGACAGCGTCTCCGGCAGGCGGGGGCGCTTCATTCAGCATCAGCTCTGGGTCACGGCTTTCGATCCTGACGAGCGTTTTCCGGCGGGCGAATTCGTCAATCAGTCGCAAGGCGAGGAAGGCCTGCCGACCTGGGTGAAGGCTGATCGGCCGCTAGAGAATACCGACATTGTTGTCTGGCACAGCTTCGGTTTGCACCACATGCCGCGACCGGAAGATCATCCCGTGCAGCCTTGTGTGGTCTGCGGTTTCAAGCTGATGCCCTCCGGCTTCTTCGACCAGAACCCGGTGATCGATCTGCCACCGGCGACCAATGCGAAAAGCTGCTGCGTCTAG
- a CDS encoding N,N-dimethylformamidase beta subunit family domain-containing protein has product MLKLVGYPDRYSVAPGEPIAFQISLEEGDRFDARVVRVVNGDFNPDGPGLDLPHYPSAVDGTYAGTPKRADAGSYLTVSDFPSLAEHAAFTFRATIWPTLLKRAGQTLFAQWEAATRSGVMLLVDDTGLTLVLGDGAGKIARETLPLPLLERKWYDVTVAVDRAQGRFRLGVEALRKDFGVADSGCREGALPLPLGAATGLMLAGAPEPGGTVGAHFNGKIEAPTFMDGDRIIAAWNFSEGIRSVQVTDTGPSHRHGRLVNLPARGMKGAHWTGEYHSWQAAPAQYGAVHFHEDDLYDAGWAADVVWSVPEDTKSGAYALHLTCGETDAEAMREVYIPFFIRPPRAASARTNCPKVAFLAPTCSYIAYANHGEHITVRGVERIMGRLLHFGHQDVYLYDHPELCHSLYDKHADGSGVCYSSRLRPNINCAPRYHSWLGGDGSSLYQYNADTHLFGWLAHHDIDYDIITDEDLHRDGYELLKDYRVILTGSHPEYHSTPMWDAMKTWLDRGGRLMYMGGNGWYWRIAFHDELPGVIEVRRAEDGIRSWEAEPGEYYHSFTGEYGGLWRRCGRPPNMMAGIGFVAQGFDVSSYYRRAPDADNPRAAFIFEGVEEEIIGDFGLIGGGAAGIELDCINPLLGSPPNILRLASSEDHSPLMLLVNEEFTATLPNLGGDQNERVRADLTFAETPAGGAIFSTGSIAWIGALPCQGYENNISRITLNTLRRFMDARPFV; this is encoded by the coding sequence ATGCTGAAACTTGTGGGCTACCCGGATCGCTATAGCGTGGCGCCGGGCGAGCCGATCGCTTTCCAGATCTCCCTGGAAGAAGGCGACCGCTTCGACGCCCGCGTGGTGCGCGTCGTCAATGGCGATTTCAATCCTGACGGTCCGGGGCTTGATCTGCCGCATTATCCAAGCGCCGTGGACGGGACCTATGCAGGCACGCCGAAGCGCGCCGATGCCGGCTCCTATCTCACTGTGTCGGATTTCCCAAGCCTTGCCGAACACGCTGCCTTCACCTTCCGCGCCACCATCTGGCCGACGCTGCTCAAACGCGCGGGCCAAACTTTGTTCGCGCAATGGGAGGCCGCAACCCGGAGCGGCGTCATGCTGCTGGTCGATGACACGGGGCTCACGCTCGTGCTGGGTGACGGCGCGGGCAAGATCGCGCGGGAGACGCTGCCGCTGCCCTTGCTGGAGCGTAAATGGTATGACGTGACAGTCGCGGTCGATCGCGCACAGGGGCGGTTTCGCCTGGGTGTTGAGGCGCTGCGGAAGGATTTTGGCGTGGCGGACAGTGGCTGCCGCGAAGGCGCCCTGCCGCTGCCCCTCGGCGCGGCCACGGGGCTGATGCTCGCGGGTGCCCCGGAACCGGGCGGGACCGTTGGCGCCCATTTCAACGGCAAGATCGAAGCGCCGACCTTCATGGACGGCGATCGGATCATCGCCGCCTGGAACTTCTCGGAGGGCATCCGCTCGGTTCAGGTGACGGACACTGGGCCGTCCCACCGGCACGGTCGCCTCGTCAACTTGCCTGCGCGCGGAATGAAAGGCGCGCACTGGACCGGCGAGTATCATAGCTGGCAGGCCGCGCCCGCCCAATATGGCGCCGTGCATTTCCATGAGGATGATCTGTATGACGCCGGCTGGGCCGCCGATGTGGTTTGGTCGGTGCCGGAGGATACGAAAAGCGGCGCCTATGCCCTGCATCTGACCTGTGGGGAGACCGATGCTGAGGCCATGCGGGAAGTCTATATCCCCTTCTTCATCCGGCCACCGCGCGCGGCCTCGGCGCGCACGAACTGCCCGAAGGTCGCCTTCCTGGCGCCCACCTGCTCCTACATCGCCTATGCCAATCACGGCGAGCACATCACGGTGCGCGGCGTTGAGCGCATCATGGGCCGGCTGCTGCATTTCGGGCATCAGGACGTCTATCTCTACGATCATCCGGAGCTCTGCCACTCGCTCTACGACAAGCATGCGGATGGATCCGGCGTCTGCTATTCCAGCCGCCTGCGCCCGAACATCAACTGCGCGCCACGCTACCATTCCTGGCTCGGTGGCGACGGGTCCAGCCTCTATCAATACAATGCCGATACGCATCTCTTTGGCTGGCTGGCGCATCATGACATCGACTACGACATCATCACCGATGAGGATCTGCATCGGGATGGGTATGAACTGCTCAAAGACTATCGCGTCATTCTGACAGGATCGCACCCCGAATATCACTCCACCCCGATGTGGGATGCGATGAAGACCTGGTTGGATCGCGGTGGGCGGCTGATGTATATGGGCGGCAATGGCTGGTATTGGCGCATTGCCTTCCATGACGAATTGCCGGGCGTCATCGAAGTGCGGCGTGCCGAAGATGGCATCCGCTCCTGGGAAGCCGAACCCGGCGAATATTATCACTCCTTCACAGGCGAATATGGCGGCTTGTGGCGACGCTGCGGCCGACCGCCGAACATGATGGCCGGCATCGGCTTCGTGGCGCAGGGCTTCGATGTCTCGTCCTATTACCGTCGCGCGCCGGATGCCGATAACCCCCGTGCCGCCTTCATCTTCGAAGGCGTGGAGGAGGAGATCATCGGCGATTTCGGTCTGATCGGCGGCGGTGCGGCCGGCATCGAACTCGATTGCATCAATCCGCTGCTCGGCTCGCCGCCGAATATCCTGCGCCTCGCGTCTTCGGAAGATCACAGTCCCTTGATGCTGCTCGTCAATGAGGAGTTCACGGCGACACTGCCGAACCTCGGCGGCGATCAGAACGAGCGTGTGCGCGCGGACCTGACCTTCGCCGAAACGCCGGCGGGTGGCGCCATCTTCTCCACCGGCTCCATCGCCTGGATCGGCGCGCTGCCGTGTCAGGGCTACGAGAACAATATCTCCCGCATTACCCTGAATACCTTGCGCCGCTTTATGGATGCGCGACCTTTCGTGTAA
- a CDS encoding ABC transporter ATP-binding protein — protein sequence MAKIELRQVRKAYDSYVAVEGLDLDVIDGEFLVMLGPSGCGKTTTLNMVAGLDYPSQGQIIFDGRDVTAEPPHGRNVAMVFQSSLLYPHLTVRKNIEASLRHSKLTKTERDRRIAEAARMLELEPMLDKLPSQMSGGQRQRAATAKAIVREPAVFLLDEPLSALDAALRLSLRSELVNLQKRLGTTTIFVTHDQVEAMTMGDRIAVMSRGRLEQIGTPDEIYNKPASLFVATFLGSPPMNVMAGQVTDGVFRAGPFVLPTNAPVSGAMTLGVRPQHVRVTAVDAPGAVPATVYALEHLGRESVVIADDASGNRLRALVEPGFHAKIGDRLGIAPDPAFCLFFGADGRRLDP from the coding sequence ATGGCCAAGATCGAGTTGCGGCAGGTCCGCAAGGCCTATGACAGTTACGTCGCCGTGGAAGGCTTGGATCTCGACGTCATTGATGGCGAATTTCTCGTCATGCTCGGCCCATCCGGTTGCGGCAAGACGACGACGCTGAACATGGTGGCGGGTCTGGACTATCCCAGCCAGGGACAAATCATCTTCGACGGGCGGGACGTGACGGCCGAGCCGCCGCATGGCCGCAACGTCGCCATGGTTTTCCAATCGTCCCTGCTCTATCCGCATCTCACGGTGCGCAAGAACATCGAGGCCAGCCTGCGTCACAGCAAGCTGACCAAGACCGAGCGTGACAGGCGCATCGCTGAAGCCGCCCGCATGCTGGAACTGGAGCCGATGCTGGACAAGCTGCCAAGCCAGATGTCGGGCGGCCAGCGCCAGCGTGCCGCGACCGCCAAGGCCATCGTGCGTGAGCCCGCCGTGTTCCTGCTCGATGAGCCGCTTTCGGCCCTCGATGCCGCGTTGCGTCTGTCGTTGCGATCGGAACTGGTCAATCTGCAAAAGCGGCTCGGCACAACGACCATTTTCGTGACCCATGATCAGGTCGAGGCGATGACGATGGGTGACCGCATCGCCGTCATGTCACGCGGCCGGTTGGAGCAAATTGGCACGCCTGACGAGATCTACAACAAACCGGCGAGCCTGTTCGTGGCGACCTTCCTCGGTTCGCCCCCCATGAACGTCATGGCAGGACAGGTCACGGACGGCGTCTTCCGCGCCGGCCCCTTTGTCTTGCCGACGAATGCGCCAGTCTCCGGCGCGATGACCCTCGGCGTGCGGCCGCAGCATGTGCGCGTCACGGCCGTGGATGCGCCGGGTGCCGTCCCTGCCACGGTCTATGCGCTGGAGCATCTCGGCCGGGAATCGGTCGTGATTGCCGATGACGCCTCGGGCAACCGGTTGCGCGCCCTGGTGGAACCCGGCTTTCATGCCAAGATCGGGGACAGGCTCGGCATCGCGCCGGACCCCGCCTTCTGCCTTTTCTTCGGCGCGGACGGGAGGCGCCTCGATCCATGA
- a CDS encoding carbohydrate ABC transporter permease yields the protein MKRRGIGFGIAMAILLLWSLVPIYWFVRMAFLTHAEIARFPPALIPTHINVAAFFNIFGFDYRMTDGTISTASGQSGQIITGLENSLIVAVVVTLITLVIVVPLAYVFARLDFKFKNLLLNAVLLAVAIPPVSTLIPFYSMYVRLGLVGTLPGLVIVDLTTTVPFVAWMLIGYFRNLPPIERLARVDGFSRIHTLLFLVLPLAKSGVAVAAVIAFLFSWNEFTFALILVNGTPATTLPAAISGFLGQDPNPASLAACLILTILPPALVAYFLQRHVAEMNLADPVR from the coding sequence ATGAAGCGGCGCGGCATTGGATTCGGCATTGCCATGGCAATTCTGCTTCTGTGGTCGCTGGTGCCGATCTACTGGTTTGTCCGCATGGCCTTCCTGACCCATGCCGAGATTGCCCGTTTCCCGCCTGCTCTCATACCGACCCATATCAACGTCGCCGCCTTCTTTAATATCTTCGGCTTCGACTATCGCATGACCGATGGCACGATCTCGACGGCGTCAGGTCAATCCGGGCAGATCATCACTGGCTTGGAGAATAGCCTGATCGTCGCCGTCGTTGTGACGCTCATCACCCTCGTCATCGTCGTGCCGCTGGCCTATGTCTTTGCGCGGCTGGACTTCAAGTTCAAGAACCTGCTGCTGAACGCCGTGTTGCTGGCGGTGGCGATTCCGCCCGTCTCGACGCTGATCCCCTTCTATTCCATGTATGTGCGCCTTGGCTTGGTCGGCACCCTGCCCGGCCTGGTCATCGTTGACCTGACGACCACCGTGCCCTTCGTCGCCTGGATGCTGATTGGCTATTTCCGCAACCTGCCGCCGATCGAGCGTCTGGCGCGCGTCGATGGTTTCAGCCGCATCCACACGCTGCTGTTTCTCGTTCTGCCTTTGGCTAAAAGCGGCGTGGCCGTCGCCGCCGTCATCGCCTTCCTGTTCTCCTGGAACGAATTCACCTTCGCCCTCATTCTGGTCAATGGCACGCCGGCGACCACTTTGCCCGCCGCCATCTCGGGGTTCCTGGGGCAGGATCCGAACCCGGCCAGCCTCGCCGCCTGCCTCATCCTCACGATCCTGCCGCCGGCGCTGGTCGCTTATTTCCTGCAGCGGCATGTCGCTGAAATGAACCTCGCGGATCCGGTACGCTGA